A DNA window from Streptomyces sp. CA-278952 contains the following coding sequences:
- a CDS encoding ATP-dependent DNA ligase, translated as MWSTRSGPHWRAVPMLPTGPGWHFEVKVDGHRMMLRRTGDGVICYSRTGRVVTSHWMDLAVPAMALPPGTVLSGEAVIWHGGRIDFGAVQARAASSLDRARALAARHPASYAAFDVLEHPDHGPVAARPYTVRRALLADLLKDVGPPVQATPTTDSRTLALQSYDVLRAQGVEGIVAKPARSPYPFGRRTAWVKIRHADTVDARVVGATGPRGRPRALALLLPGSTRPRLSARLAPALAARIGSALAGAPATGEHRAGDETYTALSTELVLEVLAGSGRHGTLTVARIR; from the coding sequence GTGTGGAGTACCCGATCCGGCCCGCACTGGCGCGCGGTACCGATGCTGCCGACCGGCCCCGGGTGGCATTTCGAGGTCAAGGTCGATGGGCACCGGATGATGCTCCGGCGCACCGGGGACGGGGTGATCTGCTACTCCCGCACGGGCCGGGTCGTCACCTCGCACTGGATGGACCTCGCCGTCCCTGCCATGGCGTTGCCCCCGGGAACCGTGCTGTCCGGGGAGGCGGTCATCTGGCACGGGGGCCGGATCGATTTCGGGGCGGTCCAGGCCCGCGCCGCGTCCTCGCTGGACCGGGCCCGCGCCCTGGCCGCCCGTCACCCGGCCTCCTACGCCGCGTTCGACGTCCTGGAGCACCCCGACCACGGCCCCGTCGCCGCCCGCCCCTACACCGTCCGCCGCGCCCTCCTGGCCGACCTCCTCAAGGACGTCGGCCCCCCGGTCCAGGCCACCCCGACCACGGACAGCCGGACACTCGCCCTTCAGTCGTACGACGTCCTCCGGGCGCAGGGCGTGGAAGGGATCGTGGCCAAGCCCGCCCGCTCCCCGTACCCGTTCGGCCGCCGCACGGCATGGGTGAAGATCCGGCACGCGGACACGGTCGACGCCCGCGTGGTCGGCGCCACCGGCCCCCGCGGCCGGCCCCGCGCGCTCGCGCTCCTCCTGCCCGGATCGACCCGGCCCCGCCTCTCCGCGCGCCTGGCCCCCGCGCTCGCCGCACGCATCGGATCCGCACTCGCCGGCGCACCCGCCACGGGGGAGCACCGCGCGGGCGACGAGACGTACACGGCACTCAGCACCGAGCTGGTGCTGGAAGTGCTCGCCGGGTCCGGCCGCCACGGCACACTCACCGTCGCCCGCATCCGCTGA